One genomic segment of Brevibacillus laterosporus LMG 15441 includes these proteins:
- the spoIVA gene encoding stage IV sporulation protein A → MERIDIFKDIAERTGGDIYLGIVGPVRTGKSTFIKRFMEQAVIPNIPSEADRIRATDELPQSASGKTIMTTEPKFVPNQAVQINVTEGLNINVRLVDCVGYTVAGAKGFEDENGPRMVNTPWYEEPVPFEEAAEVGTRKVIQEHSTIGIVVTTDGSIAEIPREGYVDAEERVVAELKEVGKPFVILINSTRPRSEETQALRLELQEKYDVPVVALSVDSMTESEVLLILKEVLFEFPVHEVNVNLPSWVMVLESGHWLRQNYEEAVGLTVKDIRRLRDVDRVVGQFNEYEFIEKAALAGMDMGHGVAEIDLIAPDHLYDQILMEIVGEEISGKDHLLRIMQEFAHAKREYDQVAEALHMVRSTGYGIAAPSLHEMTLDEPEMIRQGPRFGVRLKATAPSIHMIRVDVESEFAPIIGTEKQSEELVRYLMQDFDKDPLAIWNSDIFGRSLHSIVREGIQAKILMMPDNARYKLQETLGRIINEGSGGLIAIIL, encoded by the coding sequence GTGGAACGAATCGATATCTTTAAAGACATAGCAGAACGTACGGGCGGTGATATTTATCTTGGCATTGTGGGTCCTGTCCGTACTGGGAAGTCAACATTTATCAAACGTTTTATGGAGCAAGCGGTCATTCCTAATATTCCATCCGAGGCAGATCGTATTCGTGCCACGGATGAACTACCGCAAAGTGCTTCCGGAAAAACCATCATGACGACCGAGCCAAAATTTGTTCCAAACCAAGCTGTACAAATAAACGTAACAGAAGGCCTTAATATAAATGTACGCCTTGTGGATTGCGTAGGATATACAGTAGCTGGAGCAAAGGGATTTGAGGATGAGAATGGTCCTCGGATGGTTAATACGCCTTGGTATGAAGAACCAGTCCCATTTGAAGAGGCGGCGGAAGTAGGAACGCGGAAAGTCATCCAAGAGCATTCCACCATCGGAATCGTCGTTACAACAGATGGTAGCATTGCTGAAATACCTCGTGAAGGCTATGTGGATGCCGAAGAGCGTGTAGTAGCTGAATTGAAGGAAGTAGGCAAGCCTTTTGTGATCTTAATTAATTCCACTCGCCCTCGTTCAGAAGAAACACAAGCATTACGCCTCGAACTGCAAGAGAAATATGATGTTCCGGTTGTGGCTCTCTCTGTTGATTCAATGACAGAGTCGGAAGTTCTCTTGATTCTAAAAGAAGTATTATTTGAATTCCCTGTACATGAGGTAAACGTAAATCTGCCAAGCTGGGTCATGGTACTTGAGAGCGGCCATTGGTTGCGTCAGAACTATGAGGAAGCAGTAGGATTGACCGTTAAAGATATTCGTCGTCTGCGCGATGTGGACCGTGTAGTAGGACAATTTAACGAATATGAGTTTATTGAAAAAGCCGCATTAGCCGGTATGGATATGGGACACGGTGTAGCGGAGATTGATTTGATTGCACCAGATCACCTGTATGACCAAATCCTGATGGAAATCGTTGGTGAGGAGATTAGTGGCAAGGATCATTTACTACGAATTATGCAAGAATTTGCTCATGCAAAACGAGAATATGATCAGGTTGCAGAGGCACTGCATATGGTTCGTTCCACTGGCTATGGCATAGCGGCTCCATCTCTGCATGAAATGACATTGGATGAGCCAGAGATGATTCGACAAGGACCACGCTTCGGCGTCCGTCTTAAAGCTACGGCACCATCTATTCACATGATTCGTGTTGATGTGGAATCTGAGTTTGCCCCGATTATAGGAACGGAGAAGCAGAGTGAAGAGCTGGTGCGATACCTGATGCAAGATTTTGATAAAGATCCGCTGGCGATTTGGAACTCAGACATTTTTGGCCGATCCCTGCATTCCATTGTACGTGAAGGTATCCAAGCCAAGATTTTGATGATGCCTGACAATGC